The genome window CGACGAAGTACAAACATAATAGTGCAGGTATAGAAAATAACGAATACATAGTATTATGCTATTTCATTCAGACGCGAGCCTTTTGTCGCCTTTTCTGCGCTTCTTCTTAATTCATTCATGTGCATCACCCCTAGCAATAAATAATTTATATATAGCATTGCCAAGACAGCAGGTGCCGACTGGCTTCCCATGTTGGGCTAAATCCATAGTCATTTGTAGGCTCGACACATGCAACAATCCTCTTTTACGAACGTTGGCCGGTTTCTGACGATGCCCGAAGGTTCTGGGGTGTCCATCCTTCGTCGCAAAAGGTGACGAACGTTTGGGTGCAGCGTCGAGTTTGGCCATTTTCGACCACTTTCAAATGGCCATTATTTCATGCATCCGGAAGTAGAGTATCCGGTCCTACAGGATTAATGATATGTTTCCCTACGTATAGCCCAATTCTAAGCATAACGTTCGCTAACGTTCGCTACAGTCTATACGGTTTTTTGTCAGGCTATACTTGACGGATAATTTTATTATTACGTaacagaaaaagaagaagatcataGCAGGCACGGCGAGGCCACGAACGTGCGACCGACGTTACTGCCTTCCGTCTTTTTGTCGATCgcctccttcattctcactctCTTTATAGCTTTCCCTGCATTTTCGTGCCTTGATTTGCTCCTCTGCTCCGACATGTCTACTGCCTGCTGCCTAATCTACCTCCGTGTATGACAGGTCTTGCGATCAAATACAGACTCGTGATTGGGTCATTTTGGTTTGCCAGGCCACACGTTCATATTTCAATTAAACTtattcttcccattctATTGATTCATTTGACCTGATTTGACCTGCACAAGATAGGTATTACCCCCTCAGTCGCACGACAATTTGACAATGCCAAGAACGTGCTATAAGCTATTAAAAATATTTTTAGACATCAGACATCTCCACTCACCGTGTACTCCGTGCTCCTGCATTACAGAACAAAAAGTACTTAACCAGCTCCTGGTttaatgaagatgaaataATCCTTCATATCCCTCCAATCTCAAAAGCTCCTTTCATAAAAAAGAACAAActggtcatcatcaacaatgtCGAGCCAGTTCGAGGTTGAAAAGACACAAGCCAATGTCTCGATGTCTGCCGGCGAAAGACGACGTGCTGCTCTTGCTGAAATTGATGAAGCCAGATTCTCCTGGTTCCACGCCAAGGCATGTGTAGTTGCTGGTGAGTTTTCCGAAACCTTGGGATCTTTCTTTGctgattcttcttcaggtGTCGGATTTTTCACAGATGCTTATGACatcttttccatttccattgCGGCCACCATGATTGGCTACGTTTACCACAACGGTGGCTCCAACACCTCTAATCAGGATTTGGGTATCAAAGTCGCCCACTCTATTGGTACTTTCTTCGGTCAGCTTGCCTTTGGTTATCTTGCCGATCATATTGGCAGAAAAAGGATGTATGGTGTTGAATTGGTAAGGTCGTGTGCGACTGTCTTACAACGGAAGTCTAACCCCAACTTTAGATGATCATCATTGTTGGTACTCTCGGTCAGGCTGTCGCAGGCCATGCTCCAGGCGTCAATATTTACGGTGTCTTGATTATGTGGCGATTTATTATGGGTGAGTCGGCTCCATTACTTCCTCACCCAGTCTGTGCTGATTTCTATCTAGGTATTGGGATTGGCGGTGATTATCCGGTTTCTTCTGTCATCACTTCTGAGTTCGCCGCCCGTAAAAttcgaggaagaatgatggCTGCTGTCTTCTCAGCACAAGGTTGGGGAAACTGTGAGCACAATCGATCTGTCTAGTTTTTCCATCGCTAATAACTTTGCTTAGTCGCTTGCGCTATCGTTGCAGtcattgttgttgctgcctATAAGAGCTCTATCAAGTCCCAGCCGCTTGATGACTTAAAAGCTGTCGACCAAGCTTGGCGTCTGATCATTGGTATCGGCTGTGTTCCCGCTGTAATCGCCCTTTATTTCCGATTGACTATTCCCGAAACTCCTCGTTACACAATGGATGTTGAGCGAAACATCAAACAGGCTTCTCAAGATGTCGATGCGTACATCGCCACAGGTGAATATGTTGCGGACTCAGTACAAATCAATGATCGTGCCGAGGTCCCTAAGGCTTCATGGTCTGATTTCGCTCGTCATTTCGGGCAATGGAAGAACGGCAAGGTTTTACTTGGTACTGCTTGGTCATGGTTTGCCTTGGACATTGCGTTCTATGGACTGGGTAAGGCGGCAGTTCTTTGCACTCTGCATTGCTAATGAAATCCATTCGACTAGGACTGAACTCATCTACTATTTTGTCAACTATCGGCTTCGGTTCTTCTACCAAACTTCCAACCAAACAAGAAAACATCTACCAAACATTATACAATGTTGCTGTCGGTAATATCATCTTGGCTGTTGGCGGACTACTTGTGAGTTAAGCACGTCTAGTGAGACACATGGCTAACATGAACCGTAGCCTGGATACTATTTCACCATGGCATTTGTAGACTCATGGGGTCGAAAGCCTATCCAGTTGATGGGATTCATACTTCTCACGATCATCTTTGTCTGTATGGGCTTCGGTTACGATAAAATGCTTTCTACCGACTCCGGAAAGAAAGCCTTTGTCTTCCTCTACTGCATGGCGAACTTTTTCCAAGTGAGTTTGTGTCCTGGAAGCTTTCAACATTATACTGACAATGATATATCAGAATTTCGGTCCCAACTCTACTACTTTTATTATTCCCGGAGAAGTGTTCCCTACTCGTTACCGATCAACTGCCCATGGTATCTCCGCCGCCTCAGGCAAGCTGGGCGCCATCGTTGCGCAGGTTGGATTTTCCAGGCTTATCAACATTGGTGGCAAGAACAAATTCCTCAAGCACATCTTGGAGATCTTTGCTTTGTTCATGCTTACCGGTATTTTCAGCACATTACTTCTTCCCGAGACTAAGGTAAGTACAGGAATGCCAAGACTCAATGCGTTACTAACTTCTTGCTCTAGAACCAAAGCCTTGAGGACTTGTCACaggaagatcaagaaaaCTTTGTTAGGGACTCCGGTGTGGCTATTGCTGCCCCTAGGGAGCAAAAGACTGGCACTTTGTCAGACGATGAGAGGGTTTAAGCGAGGCTCCTGTAGACGACAGAGACAAGGCACATAGAGTTTATTGGATGACACTGGCAATGCTATAATGACATGTATTGGTATAACATACACACACAAGGGACAAGGGGATATTTAGGATACAGGATATAAGCAAACCATGGCCTTTTTTGATAGTACGGCTAAAATTTCTGCTTGAGCTCTTTTTCCATAGCTGAAAGAGTTCTCGAAATTATTTCTTAATACTCTGATTTAGCAGTGCGGTATATACTTAATGGTCGTCCGGCGATGAAGAACATAAAGGGACTCTTAATTAAAATGTATCATGTTACGACGGAGTACGTGTAATAATCTATCAGGACTTAATTGCTTGTATTGCCACGAATACGCAGTGTGCATCATAGTAATACGTTGTCTTGCAACAGCTGTAACAGCACATTTGCGAATTGCAACGGTCGATGATATTGTTCTATCCAAGGAGAGGCGAGGACTCAGCTGCAATGTGTTTATGCGCGGTCCGCGCACGAACTATGCGACTGACTACGTATTATTGTGTTTTGTACTCATAGAACAAATGACCTTTCACAACAGCCTGTTACTCGAGGGATCCTATGAGCTTTATTCGGAACGTTATAGCACCGCGGCAATAATCCTGCAACAAGGTGGTGGTAAAGGGTTGTCAGAAGTTAAGGAGCGGTTTTCTACGAGACTTCACCTCCATGTGTTCCAAATCAAAATGCGATATGGTTAAAAGGAATTATGTTGGT of Cryptococcus tetragattii IND107 chromosome 3, whole genome shotgun sequence contains these proteins:
- a CDS encoding phosphate:H+ symporter → MSSQFEVEKTQANVSMSAGERRRAALAEIDEARFSWFHAKACVVAGVGFFTDAYDIFSISIAATMIGYVYHNGGSNTSNQDLGIKVAHSIGTFFGQLAFGYLADHIGRKRMYGVELMIIIVGTLGQAVAGHAPGVNIYGVLIMWRFIMGIGIGGDYPVSSVITSEFAARKIRGRMMAAVFSAQGWGNFACAIVAVIVVAAYKSSIKSQPLDDLKAVDQAWRLIIGIGCVPAVIALYFRLTIPETPRYTMDVERNIKQASQDVDAYIATGEYVADSVQINDRAEVPKASWSDFARHFGQWKNGKVLLGTAWSWFALDIAFYGLGLNSSTILSTIGFGSSTKLPTKQENIYQTLYNVAVGNIILAVGGLLPGYYFTMAFVDSWGRKPIQLMGFILLTIIFVCMGFGYDKMLSTDSGKKAFVFLYCMANFFQNFGPNSTTFIIPGEVFPTRYRSTAHGISAASGKLGAIVAQVGFSRLINIGGKNKFLKHILEIFALFMLTGIFSTLLLPETKNQSLEDLSQEDQENFVRDSGVAIAAPREQKTGTLSDDERV